The following proteins come from a genomic window of Geomonas sp. RF6:
- a CDS encoding MDR/zinc-dependent alcohol dehydrogenase-like family protein: MTGGMRAAVITGPGEAAIAEVAIPTPGAGELLVALEGCGVCASNIPLWEGRPWFSYPAPPGSPGHEGWGTVQGVGARVSGIREGDRVTLLSYHAYAEFEKVPAKAVVKLPDELSGVPFPGESMGCALNVFKRSDIRSGQRVAVIGTGFLGLIVTALAARKGAEVTALSRRRSALDLAVGHGAAHAVILDDHQRVLEEGATLSGGKGFDRVIEATGHQWPLDLAGELVRERGKVVLAGFHQDGPRSVNVQLWNWKGIDVINAHEREERRYLEGIRAAIEAVQGGAFRPAELVTHSFPLDELSRAYHTLIERPDGFIKGAVRMTRGGK, translated from the coding sequence GAGCGGGGGAGCTCCTGGTGGCGCTTGAGGGGTGCGGGGTGTGCGCCTCCAACATTCCGCTCTGGGAAGGCAGGCCGTGGTTCAGCTACCCCGCTCCCCCCGGATCCCCCGGACACGAGGGGTGGGGAACCGTGCAGGGGGTCGGCGCGAGAGTGAGCGGCATCCGCGAGGGGGACCGGGTCACCCTCCTCTCCTACCATGCGTATGCGGAGTTCGAAAAGGTACCGGCAAAGGCGGTGGTGAAGCTTCCGGACGAACTTTCCGGGGTCCCCTTCCCGGGGGAGTCGATGGGGTGCGCGCTGAACGTCTTCAAGCGCAGCGACATCCGCTCCGGGCAGCGGGTGGCGGTCATCGGCACAGGATTTCTCGGGCTTATCGTCACAGCACTCGCGGCACGCAAGGGGGCGGAGGTAACCGCCCTCTCCAGAAGGAGAAGCGCCCTCGATCTCGCCGTCGGCCACGGCGCGGCGCACGCGGTAATCCTCGACGATCACCAGCGGGTCCTGGAAGAGGGGGCGACCCTCAGCGGCGGGAAGGGGTTTGACAGGGTCATCGAGGCGACCGGTCACCAGTGGCCTCTCGATCTCGCCGGTGAGCTCGTGCGGGAACGGGGGAAGGTGGTGCTCGCCGGCTTCCACCAGGACGGACCGCGTTCGGTGAACGTGCAGCTGTGGAACTGGAAAGGGATCGATGTGATAAACGCGCACGAGCGGGAAGAGAGGCGCTACCTGGAGGGGATACGGGCGGCGATCGAGGCGGTGCAGGGGGGGGCGTTCAGGCCGGCAGAGCTGGTAACGCACTCCTTCCCCCTCGACGAGCTCTCCAGGGCGTACCACACCCTCATCGAGCGCCCCGACGGCTTCATCAAGGGGGCGGTGCGCATGACCAGGGGGGGGAAGTAA
- a CDS encoding Gfo/Idh/MocA family protein, whose protein sequence is MKKKGARPRLGFLGTGWIGRHRLEAIAASGEAEIAAIADISRENAEAGKIAPDAKIVSTLEELLPLNLDGVVIATPSAFHCTQAIQALTAGLSVFCQKPLGRSAQETEMVVSAARSANRLLGVDFSYRFTEGIQKMYELTRGGALGKMYAADLVFHNAYGPDKPWFYSADLSGGGCLIDLGSHLVDLALWFFGFPDVRCVSSSIFAQGERLKDPSGQVEDYAAVSMVLADGSVVRLACSWNISAGQDCVIESTFYGTKGGVSFRNVNGSFYDFIAEHFRGTARETLATPPDNWGGRAAIAWARRLREEGGGFDPGAEKLVTVAAALDAAYGR, encoded by the coding sequence ATGAAAAAGAAAGGGGCTCGTCCCCGGCTGGGTTTCCTGGGGACCGGGTGGATCGGCCGGCACCGCCTGGAAGCGATAGCGGCTTCAGGTGAGGCGGAAATCGCCGCCATCGCGGACATCTCCCGTGAAAACGCCGAAGCGGGAAAGATCGCCCCGGATGCAAAGATCGTCTCCACCCTCGAAGAGCTTTTGCCACTGAACCTCGACGGCGTCGTCATAGCCACACCGAGCGCCTTCCATTGTACCCAGGCCATCCAGGCCCTCACCGCCGGCCTTTCCGTCTTCTGCCAGAAGCCGCTCGGGCGGAGCGCGCAGGAGACGGAGATGGTGGTGAGCGCCGCCCGCAGCGCCAATCGCCTCCTCGGGGTCGATTTCTCCTACCGCTTCACCGAAGGGATCCAGAAGATGTACGAGCTGACGAGGGGGGGGGCACTCGGGAAGATGTACGCTGCGGATCTCGTTTTTCACAACGCGTACGGGCCGGACAAGCCGTGGTTCTACAGCGCCGACCTCTCGGGAGGGGGGTGCCTCATCGACCTCGGCAGCCACCTCGTCGACCTCGCCCTCTGGTTCTTCGGCTTCCCCGACGTACGCTGCGTATCGAGCTCCATATTCGCGCAAGGGGAGAGGCTGAAGGACCCGTCCGGGCAGGTGGAGGATTACGCGGCGGTCTCCATGGTCCTCGCGGACGGGAGCGTGGTGCGCCTCGCCTGCTCCTGGAACATCTCGGCGGGGCAGGACTGCGTCATCGAATCGACCTTCTACGGCACGAAGGGGGGGGTCTCCTTCAGGAACGTGAACGGGTCGTTCTACGACTTCATCGCGGAGCACTTCCGCGGCACCGCAAGAGAGACGCTCGCCACCCCCCCGGACAACTGGGGGGGTAGGGCAGCGATAGCGTGGGCCCGCCGCCTCAGAGAGGAAGGGGGAGGGTTCGATCCGGGGGCGGAGAAGCTCGTCACCGTCGCCGCCGCGCTCGACGCCGCTTACGGCAGGTAG
- a CDS encoding glycosyltransferase family 4 protein, with translation MTVPEYTAAFRPDRTAHRILMTSDSIGGVWSYSMELAHALSRYGVEVVLATMGRPLSPDQRKEAERLQNVTVEESGYRLEWMEDPWEELQRAGEWLLSLAQKHTPELVHLNGYAHATLPWDVPCLVVAHSCVLSWWEAVRREPPPPSLDRYREMVRQGVAAADLVAAPSAAMLAAVERLYLPLQNTRVIHNARSGGHFVPGAKRELILSVGRLWDDAKNISLVERCAGALPWPVYVAGEETHPEGGQVAMEKVRTLGYLPQQRLAPWYRWASIYALPARYEPFGLTILEAAMCGCALVIGDIPTLRELWEGAAVFIDPEDGEALTFHLRALCADAAARGELAERALARSRDFTPEKMGAQYVAAYGSLLQGRRTAASR, from the coding sequence ATGACCGTACCGGAATACACCGCAGCGTTCCGCCCCGACAGGACAGCACACCGGATCCTCATGACCTCCGACAGCATAGGAGGGGTGTGGAGCTACTCTATGGAGCTCGCGCACGCCCTCTCCCGGTACGGCGTCGAGGTCGTCCTCGCCACCATGGGGCGCCCCCTCTCCCCCGACCAGAGAAAGGAAGCGGAGCGCCTGCAGAACGTGACGGTGGAGGAGAGCGGCTACCGGCTGGAGTGGATGGAAGATCCGTGGGAGGAGCTGCAGCGGGCCGGAGAGTGGCTCCTTTCCCTGGCGCAAAAGCATACCCCCGAGCTCGTGCACCTGAACGGCTACGCCCACGCCACGCTCCCCTGGGACGTCCCCTGCCTCGTGGTGGCACACTCCTGCGTCCTCTCCTGGTGGGAGGCGGTGCGCCGGGAGCCTCCCCCCCCCTCGCTCGACCGCTACAGGGAGATGGTGCGGCAGGGGGTGGCGGCAGCGGACCTTGTTGCCGCGCCGAGTGCTGCGATGCTCGCGGCGGTGGAGCGACTGTACCTCCCGCTGCAAAACACGAGGGTCATCCACAACGCGCGCAGCGGAGGGCACTTCGTTCCGGGGGCGAAGAGGGAGCTTATCCTCTCGGTGGGGCGCCTCTGGGACGACGCGAAGAACATCTCGCTGGTGGAACGGTGCGCCGGCGCACTCCCCTGGCCGGTGTACGTGGCCGGGGAGGAAACGCACCCCGAGGGGGGGCAGGTGGCGATGGAAAAGGTGCGCACCCTCGGATACCTCCCCCAGCAGCGTCTCGCCCCGTGGTACCGGTGGGCCTCCATTTACGCCCTCCCGGCGCGTTACGAGCCGTTCGGCCTCACGATCCTGGAGGCGGCTATGTGCGGCTGCGCGCTGGTGATCGGGGACATTCCGACGTTGCGGGAGCTCTGGGAGGGTGCGGCGGTCTTCATCGACCCGGAGGACGGGGAGGCACTGACCTTTCACCTGCGGGCCCTCTGCGCTGATGCGGCAGCGAGGGGGGAACTGGCGGAGCGGGCGCTGGCGCGGAGCAGGGATTTCACTCCGGAGAAGATGGGCGCGCAGTACGTGGCAGCATACGGGTCACTCCTGCAGGGACGGAGGACAGCGGCAAGCAGGTGA
- a CDS encoding CgeB family protein — protein MHIVMFYHSIVSDWNHGNAHFLRGIVTELMARGHRVDVYEPENGWSFSNLIREKGEVALAQFRKAYPSLEGKPYRLEKLQLDRALAGADLVIVHEWNEHELVHRISEHRRKNPHYRLLFHDTHHRSVTDYRSMSAYDLSGFDGVLAYGRKIRDIYLANRWIDRAWVWHEAADVRVFHPMPGEEKEGDLVWVGNWGDGERTEEIREFFVEPVRRLRLKATAYGVRYPESAIELLAEAGIRYGGWLPNFEVPKVFSKYRVTLHIPRRPYAKALPGIPTIRPFEALACGIPLVSAPWEDSDGLFRPGKDFLFARDGHETERVLKQLLSQPQEARQLARNGLETIMQHHTCSHRIDALISICGELGLQNGAPGEKALNEG, from the coding sequence ATGCACATCGTCATGTTCTACCACTCCATCGTCTCCGACTGGAATCACGGCAATGCCCACTTCCTGCGCGGGATCGTCACGGAACTGATGGCCAGGGGTCACCGGGTCGATGTCTATGAGCCTGAAAACGGCTGGAGCTTCAGCAACCTGATCCGTGAAAAGGGGGAAGTCGCGCTGGCGCAGTTTCGCAAGGCGTACCCGTCGCTGGAAGGGAAGCCGTACCGGCTCGAGAAGCTCCAGCTCGACCGGGCGCTCGCCGGGGCAGATCTCGTCATCGTCCACGAATGGAACGAGCACGAGCTGGTGCACAGGATCAGCGAACACCGGCGCAAGAACCCTCACTACCGTCTCCTGTTCCACGACACCCATCACCGCTCCGTCACCGACTACCGCTCCATGAGCGCCTACGACCTCTCCGGCTTCGACGGCGTCCTCGCCTACGGCAGGAAGATCCGCGACATCTATCTCGCCAACCGCTGGATCGATCGGGCATGGGTATGGCACGAAGCGGCCGACGTGCGCGTCTTCCACCCCATGCCTGGGGAGGAGAAGGAAGGGGACCTCGTCTGGGTCGGCAACTGGGGGGACGGCGAGCGCACCGAGGAGATCAGGGAATTCTTCGTGGAGCCGGTGCGCAGGCTGCGGCTGAAGGCGACCGCCTACGGCGTGCGCTATCCCGAGAGCGCGATCGAGCTCCTTGCCGAGGCGGGGATCCGCTACGGCGGCTGGCTCCCGAACTTCGAGGTCCCGAAGGTATTCTCAAAATACAGGGTGACCCTCCACATCCCGCGCCGCCCATACGCGAAGGCCCTCCCGGGGATCCCCACGATCCGGCCTTTCGAGGCGCTCGCCTGCGGCATCCCCCTCGTCTCCGCCCCATGGGAGGACAGCGACGGACTATTCCGCCCCGGAAAGGACTTTCTCTTCGCCCGCGACGGCCACGAGACGGAACGGGTACTGAAACAGCTGCTGAGCCAGCCGCAGGAGGCGCGGCAGCTTGCCCGCAACGGGCTGGAGACGATAATGCAGCACCACACCTGCAGCCACAGGATCGATGCCCTCATCTCCATCTGCGGCGAGCTGGGACTCCAAAACGGGGCGCCGGGGGAGAAGGCGCTCAACGAGGGATGA
- a CDS encoding CgeB family protein gives MTRSLSIAFFGSSLVSSYWNGAATYYRGLLHALARRGHRITFYEPDAYERQSHRDMEDPPWARVVVYPPTEDAVFHALQEADGADIVVKASGVGVFDELLEREVLYLKCERTHVIFWDVDAPATLARVREHPEDPFRPLIPCYDLILTYGGGGPVVHGYSSFGAATCVPIYNGLDPATHFPAPPDPRFAADLSFLGNRLPDREARVEEFFLSAAQSLPEKAFLLAGSGWGDKRMPENVRYLGHLGTGDHNAFNCTARAVLNISRSSMAENGYSPATRVFEAAGAAACIITDNWEGIGEFFEPGEEILVADSGAEVAEILARLTEQEAVRVGARAFARAKKEHTYDRRALQFESLFRSGVPKGAEFAGGMP, from the coding sequence ATGACCCGCTCTCTTTCCATCGCCTTTTTCGGATCAAGCCTCGTCTCCTCGTACTGGAACGGAGCCGCAACGTATTACCGCGGGCTCCTGCACGCCCTTGCGCGGCGGGGGCACCGGATCACCTTCTACGAGCCGGACGCCTACGAGCGCCAGTCGCACCGGGACATGGAGGACCCGCCGTGGGCGCGCGTCGTGGTGTATCCTCCGACAGAGGATGCGGTCTTTCATGCGCTGCAGGAGGCTGACGGCGCAGACATTGTGGTGAAGGCAAGCGGGGTCGGGGTGTTCGACGAGCTCCTGGAACGGGAAGTCCTGTACCTGAAGTGTGAGAGGACGCATGTCATCTTCTGGGACGTAGACGCGCCGGCGACGCTCGCGCGGGTGAGAGAGCACCCGGAGGACCCCTTCCGCCCGCTGATCCCGTGCTACGACCTCATCCTCACCTACGGCGGCGGAGGGCCGGTGGTGCACGGCTACTCCTCTTTCGGCGCAGCCACCTGCGTCCCGATCTACAACGGGCTCGATCCCGCCACCCACTTCCCCGCCCCCCCCGATCCCCGTTTCGCCGCCGACCTCTCGTTTCTGGGGAACCGGCTGCCGGACCGGGAGGCCCGCGTGGAGGAGTTCTTCCTCTCGGCAGCCCAGAGCCTTCCGGAGAAGGCCTTCCTCCTCGCAGGGAGCGGCTGGGGTGACAAGAGGATGCCGGAGAACGTGAGATACCTCGGGCACCTCGGGACCGGCGACCACAACGCCTTCAACTGCACCGCGCGCGCCGTCCTCAATATCAGCCGCTCCAGCATGGCGGAAAACGGGTATTCCCCCGCGACCCGTGTCTTCGAGGCTGCCGGTGCCGCGGCGTGCATCATCACCGACAACTGGGAGGGGATCGGCGAGTTCTTCGAGCCGGGCGAGGAGATCCTGGTGGCCGATTCTGGCGCGGAGGTCGCAGAGATCCTCGCGCGCCTCACCGAGCAGGAGGCGGTGAGGGTCGGGGCACGCGCATTTGCGAGGGCAAAAAAGGAGCACACCTACGACCGGCGCGCCCTGCAGTTCGAGTCGCTTTTCCGAAGCGGCGTCCCGAAAGGGGCGGAATTTGCGGGGGGAATGCCATGA
- a CDS encoding CgeB family protein codes for MKLVVLGLSITSSWGNGHATTYRGLLREMAHLGHEVLFLERDVPWYANNRDLPSPPFCTTLLYSSLDELFREHREKIREADCVMVGSYVPEGIEVGKWVTEQAKGITAFYDIDTPVTLGKVAEGRCDYLDAELIPRYHLYLSFTGGPTLAFLEDHYGAPAARPLYCSVDPALHYPVPQGASWDLGYLGTYSSDRQPGLERLLCAPALSWREGRFVVAGPQYPHEIRWPVNTERIEHLPPQDHRDFYCSQRFTLNITRRDMLAAGYSPSVRLFEAAACGVPVISDQWPGIDEFFEPGAEILTAGSPGEVLSYLRELPEEQRLEIGEGARRKVLSSHTATHRAKELEGYLSLL; via the coding sequence ATGAAGCTCGTCGTTCTCGGGCTTTCCATCACCTCCTCCTGGGGAAACGGCCACGCCACGACCTACCGCGGGCTCCTGCGGGAGATGGCGCACCTCGGCCACGAGGTCCTCTTCCTGGAGCGCGACGTCCCGTGGTACGCGAATAACCGCGATCTCCCCTCCCCCCCCTTCTGCACGACTCTCCTCTACTCTTCGCTGGACGAGCTCTTCCGGGAGCACCGGGAAAAGATCAGGGAGGCGGACTGCGTGATGGTCGGCTCCTACGTCCCTGAGGGGATCGAAGTGGGGAAATGGGTCACCGAGCAGGCGAAGGGGATCACCGCCTTCTACGACATCGATACACCGGTGACCTTGGGGAAGGTCGCGGAAGGTCGCTGCGACTATCTTGATGCGGAGCTCATCCCCCGCTACCACCTCTACCTCTCCTTCACCGGCGGCCCCACCCTCGCCTTCCTGGAAGATCATTACGGCGCCCCCGCGGCACGCCCCCTATACTGCTCCGTCGACCCGGCGCTGCACTACCCGGTGCCCCAGGGTGCCTCCTGGGACCTCGGCTACCTCGGCACCTACAGCAGCGACCGCCAGCCCGGGCTCGAGCGCCTCCTCTGCGCGCCGGCGCTTTCCTGGCGCGAGGGGCGCTTCGTGGTGGCGGGACCGCAGTACCCGCACGAGATCCGCTGGCCGGTGAACACGGAGCGGATCGAGCACCTCCCCCCGCAGGACCACCGCGACTTCTACTGTTCCCAGCGATTCACCCTCAACATAACCCGGCGAGATATGCTCGCGGCCGGGTATTCCCCGAGCGTGAGACTTTTCGAGGCGGCGGCGTGCGGAGTGCCGGTGATCAGCGACCAGTGGCCCGGGATCGATGAGTTCTTCGAGCCCGGGGCGGAGATCCTAACCGCCGGCTCTCCAGGCGAGGTCCTCTCCTACCTGCGCGAGCTGCCGGAGGAGCAGCGCCTGGAGATCGGGGAGGGGGCGCGCCGCAAGGTCCTCTCCTCCCATACGGCGACACACAGGGCAAAGGAGCTGGAAGGGTACCTTTCCTTGCTGTGA
- a CDS encoding TIGR04290 family methyltransferase, with the protein MDEAYKKTITEKIAALSPWFHNLHLPGGIQTAADHFLGDFPMFKWVELAPFVPEDLTGWTALDIGCNAGFYTFELARRGAQVTGIDIDPHYLEQAQWVAQLLGLQDRVTLRRMQVYELAREKKNYDLVLFMGVFYHLRYPLLALDIVAQKVQKMMIFQTMTMPGREVYEQYDEWINERDALLHQGWPKVAFIEHRFAGDPTNWWIPNHAAVEALLRSAGMRITGYPGHEIYRCEPNPERPSCVATWNRSEYLCAVNAKEDQGRDQEGMPLEVIPSQPDPH; encoded by the coding sequence ATGGACGAGGCATACAAAAAGACGATAACCGAGAAGATTGCGGCCCTATCGCCGTGGTTCCACAACCTGCACCTCCCCGGCGGGATCCAGACCGCTGCAGACCACTTCCTGGGAGACTTCCCCATGTTCAAGTGGGTGGAATTAGCGCCGTTCGTGCCGGAGGACCTGACCGGCTGGACGGCGCTCGACATCGGGTGCAACGCGGGGTTCTACACCTTCGAGCTGGCGCGGCGCGGGGCACAGGTGACCGGGATCGACATCGACCCCCACTACCTGGAGCAGGCGCAGTGGGTGGCACAGCTCCTGGGGCTGCAGGACCGGGTGACGCTACGGCGTATGCAGGTCTACGAGCTTGCGCGGGAGAAGAAGAACTACGACCTCGTCCTTTTCATGGGGGTCTTTTACCATCTGCGCTATCCGCTCCTGGCGCTCGACATCGTGGCGCAGAAGGTGCAAAAAATGATGATTTTCCAGACGATGACGATGCCGGGTCGCGAGGTGTACGAGCAGTACGACGAGTGGATCAACGAGCGGGATGCACTACTGCATCAAGGATGGCCGAAGGTGGCCTTTATCGAGCACCGTTTCGCAGGAGATCCCACGAACTGGTGGATACCGAACCACGCCGCGGTGGAGGCGCTGCTGCGCTCCGCCGGGATGCGTATCACCGGGTACCCCGGTCACGAGATCTACCGCTGCGAGCCGAACCCGGAGCGCCCCTCCTGTGTCGCCACCTGGAACAGGTCCGAGTATCTCTGTGCGGTAAACGCAAAGGAGGATCAGGGGAGGGATCAGGAGGGTATGCCCCTCGAGGTGATCCCCTCACAACCTGACCCTCATTAG
- a CDS encoding YihY/virulence factor BrkB family protein, protein MFSFRSYFKLGDTSYKDLVKTTAKETSKDDCSTYSAAIAYYLLFALFPFLLFLTTLLGYLPIPDLSGSIMDALGRMLPGDASKLVQQHIKELFTNKQGGLLSFGFLLALWTSSSALTAIMNVMNRLYEVDEGRPFWKVRLIAMFLVVVVALFFILSLLAMMFGPQIGNFVLGIFGMGELEDWVWYIMLAPVILCMLILGVALIYHFTPDVKQSWKWISPGAVLVIPVWILASIGFSFYVNNFGSYNKTYGSIGAVIGLLMWLYITSFIILFGAEINSVVEHTSVEGKEPGEKVEGERERAPGQVEGRKREKEPWKPGRGKPIGT, encoded by the coding sequence ATGTTCTCCTTCCGCAGTTATTTCAAGCTCGGCGATACCAGCTACAAGGATTTGGTGAAGACGACGGCCAAAGAGACCTCGAAGGACGATTGCAGCACGTACTCGGCGGCGATTGCCTATTATCTCCTCTTCGCGCTCTTCCCTTTCCTGCTCTTTCTGACCACACTTCTCGGGTATCTGCCGATCCCGGACCTCTCCGGCTCCATCATGGACGCCTTGGGGAGGATGCTTCCCGGTGATGCCTCAAAACTTGTGCAACAGCACATCAAGGAGCTCTTCACGAACAAGCAGGGGGGGTTGTTGTCCTTCGGGTTCCTCCTCGCGCTATGGACCTCCTCGAGCGCCCTGACCGCCATCATGAACGTGATGAACCGCCTCTACGAGGTGGACGAGGGGCGTCCCTTCTGGAAGGTGCGTCTCATCGCCATGTTTCTCGTGGTGGTGGTGGCGCTATTTTTCATCCTCTCCCTGCTCGCCATGATGTTCGGTCCGCAGATCGGCAATTTTGTGCTCGGCATCTTCGGTATGGGTGAGTTGGAGGATTGGGTGTGGTACATCATGCTGGCACCGGTGATCCTATGCATGCTCATCCTGGGGGTCGCGCTGATCTATCACTTCACCCCTGATGTAAAGCAGTCGTGGAAGTGGATCAGCCCGGGCGCCGTTCTGGTGATCCCGGTGTGGATCCTCGCCTCCATTGGATTCTCTTTCTACGTCAACAACTTCGGCTCCTACAACAAGACCTACGGGAGTATTGGAGCGGTTATCGGCCTGCTGATGTGGCTGTACATCACCTCCTTCATCATTCTCTTCGGGGCAGAGATCAATTCCGTCGTCGAGCACACCTCGGTGGAAGGGAAGGAACCGGGCGAAAAGGTGGAAGGGGAGAGGGAAAGGGCCCCTGGACAGGTGGAAGGGCGAAAGCGGGAGAAGGAACCGTGGAAGCCGGGAAGGGGAAAGCCGATCGGGACGTAG
- the hcp gene encoding hydroxylamine reductase, which produces MSMFCYQCEQAANGGCTKVGVCGKQPEVAALQDQLVYTMKGIAFWADKARQKGAKDAAIDRFMIDGLFTTVTNVDFDAEEIAKLVRKGAAIRNAAQELYEKANGAPFAGTVPAAAQPFAAATTSELVALGQQHGVKDETIDPDVKSVQEIIIYGMKGYAAYAHHALVIGLENEEIYAYTHKALAATLDKSLGLMDFVGLAMECGRINLVTMELLNKANTDSFGHPVPTPVQLGTKAGKAILVSGHDLRMLEELLKQTEGTGVNVYTHGEMLPAHGYPGLKKYSHLAGNFGGAWQDQAKEFVNFPGAIIFNTNCIQRPAESYKDRLFTWGLVQWPDVKNIEGMDFSAVIKKAQELPGFEENLGKEILTGFGHNAVLGVADKVIDAVKAGQIRHFFLIGGCDGAKSGRNYYTEFAEKVPNDCVILTLACGKYRFNKLDFGDIGGIPRLLDVGQCNDAYSAIQIAVALAGAFKCGVNDLPLSLILSWYEQKAVAILLTLLHLGIKNIKLGPTLPAFITPNVLNFLVENFNIGPIGTAEGDLKEILG; this is translated from the coding sequence ATGTCCATGTTTTGTTACCAGTGCGAGCAGGCAGCCAACGGTGGCTGCACGAAAGTCGGTGTATGCGGGAAGCAGCCGGAGGTAGCGGCGCTGCAGGACCAGCTGGTCTACACCATGAAAGGGATCGCCTTCTGGGCCGATAAGGCACGCCAGAAGGGGGCGAAGGACGCAGCGATCGACCGCTTCATGATCGACGGGCTCTTCACCACCGTCACCAACGTCGACTTCGACGCCGAAGAGATCGCGAAACTCGTCCGCAAGGGCGCCGCCATCCGCAACGCAGCCCAGGAGCTGTACGAGAAGGCAAACGGCGCACCCTTTGCCGGGACCGTCCCCGCCGCCGCGCAGCCGTTCGCTGCAGCCACCACTTCGGAGCTCGTGGCCCTCGGCCAGCAGCACGGCGTGAAGGACGAGACGATCGATCCGGACGTGAAATCGGTGCAGGAGATCATCATCTACGGCATGAAGGGGTACGCAGCGTACGCCCACCACGCCCTGGTGATCGGCCTCGAGAATGAGGAGATCTACGCCTACACCCACAAGGCCCTCGCCGCGACCCTCGACAAGAGCCTCGGCCTCATGGACTTCGTCGGCCTCGCCATGGAGTGCGGCCGCATCAACCTCGTCACCATGGAGCTCCTGAACAAGGCGAACACCGACAGCTTCGGCCATCCCGTCCCGACCCCGGTGCAGCTCGGCACGAAGGCAGGGAAGGCGATCCTCGTCTCCGGCCACGACCTGCGCATGCTGGAGGAACTCCTGAAGCAGACCGAGGGGACCGGCGTGAACGTGTACACCCACGGCGAGATGCTCCCTGCCCACGGCTACCCCGGGCTGAAGAAGTACAGCCACCTGGCCGGCAACTTCGGCGGCGCGTGGCAGGACCAGGCGAAGGAGTTCGTGAACTTCCCCGGCGCGATCATCTTCAACACCAACTGCATCCAGCGCCCGGCGGAGAGCTACAAGGACCGCCTCTTCACCTGGGGGCTCGTACAGTGGCCCGACGTGAAAAACATCGAGGGGATGGACTTCTCCGCGGTGATCAAAAAGGCGCAGGAGCTCCCGGGCTTCGAGGAGAACCTCGGGAAGGAGATCCTCACCGGCTTCGGCCACAACGCGGTGCTCGGCGTCGCGGACAAGGTCATCGACGCGGTGAAGGCGGGGCAGATCCGTCACTTCTTCCTGATCGGCGGGTGCGACGGCGCGAAAAGCGGGCGTAACTACTACACCGAGTTCGCCGAGAAGGTGCCGAACGACTGCGTGATCCTCACCCTTGCCTGCGGCAAGTACCGCTTCAACAAGCTCGACTTCGGCGACATCGGCGGGATCCCGCGTCTCCTCGACGTCGGCCAGTGCAACGACGCCTACAGCGCGATCCAGATCGCGGTGGCGCTGGCGGGAGCGTTCAAGTGCGGGGTGAACGATCTGCCCCTCTCCCTGATCCTCTCCTGGTACGAGCAGAAGGCGGTGGCGATCCTCCTGACCCTCCTGCACCTGGGGATAAAGAACATCAAGCTCGGGCCGACCCTGCCGGCCTTCATCACCCCGAACGTGCTGAACTTCCTGGTGGAGAACTTCAACATCGGCCCGATCGGCACCGCCGAAGGAGATCTGAAGGAGATCCTCGGGTAA
- a CDS encoding GSU3473 family protein, with the protein MLVRVRYTDNSSGTVDNSIIQRLVRAKEIREIRRSTGWVTVGSNDPRKERGDRRQSRGTRRCNSGLIDIYV; encoded by the coding sequence ATGCTGGTCCGGGTAAGGTACACCGACAACAGTAGCGGCACCGTGGACAACTCCATAATTCAGAGGCTGGTGCGGGCCAAGGAGATACGTGAGATACGTCGCTCCACCGGCTGGGTCACCGTCGGTAGCAACGACCCCCGCAAAGAAAGAGGGGACCGAAGACAAAGCCGTGGCACAAGAAGGTGCAACTCCGGGCTTATCGACATCTACGTGTGA
- a CDS encoding flagellar biosynthesis anti-sigma factor FlgM, which produces MKIEAPSPNLLAQEVTKVRKAAKAAQVEQPQQTTVQLTDQVKVLSRKAMVADVGELQAAQDAKIQAVKARVAEGNYQVSGRDLAEKMLARSTKS; this is translated from the coding sequence ATGAAGATCGAAGCGCCCAGCCCGAATCTGTTGGCACAGGAAGTGACCAAGGTGAGGAAGGCGGCAAAAGCGGCTCAGGTGGAGCAGCCTCAGCAGACGACGGTACAGCTGACCGACCAGGTCAAGGTACTGAGCAGGAAGGCCATGGTCGCCGATGTGGGAGAACTGCAGGCCGCACAGGATGCAAAGATCCAGGCGGTGAAGGCGCGTGTGGCGGAAGGAAACTACCAGGTGAGTGGCCGCGACCTGGCGGAGAAGATGCTCGCGCGGTCGACCAAGAGCTAA